In Oncorhynchus mykiss isolate Arlee chromosome 1, USDA_OmykA_1.1, whole genome shotgun sequence, the following proteins share a genomic window:
- the LOC110510920 gene encoding uncharacterized protein LOC110510920 isoform X1, with amino-acid sequence MCITALHIICLTLMISALFFPRTLTSLSDVQKKTTNSETLQVLLGVSEDTLVTCVQDSLQGSLSKLACMSNSPSGSAGSMMLTPAVMSELAKDVKSALSVVVKSASASQTSVVTPVRGDSQTKVTESMVRELAAKLEKVDQESKSLTGQVMTMISDTMVAFVDENKQNLLEDLKDKITFLASHVGFIDDLDALIRKYETSYNIGESGSSCTLTSKSIQKLSSREFQTSAIQAVSGVLDKKVSSLSFPSSVIQSELTGAVSGQTLSGIVKTESIHPVGSAASVVVKTFVSDMKSLAESEESPQQKSAWSAAVHIYHSIQNNLKDYFGKLQRFALKSIVTSDDNITNAEFKETVPLPCLDMKYRPSKSEPQLPESTGAVTLQRGLSESSKLLWAKTESEESKLLLTTCTKEVISELLVLYNTVGEKGSGFSIERETFVEGVLAQLGDISHSRSSSPIVCEFPCQIEDSRSKATASLTSLLDCIRKLSSEEFKRNATQAVSEFLVKKSTSSLTSAQPAYSRSCSIQNQYTWSKDICADSAAFGIIDTFVEDLQSLAQPAEVEEREPDVQENAQKLQSRIWSATTSLYNNIQKTLKDFIIHQRRSDMQRRMSSHIPTEDSENLGTKEYLGLASQDLRQASKSVPHLHSLNLEVALHRGVSESSKLLWTETDEALLTNSTKEVISTILTSCEDQTSNAPCFSTVGKKISDMSLEVNMLVGGVLSQLKDISLSRSPTPCEDMFERLQGSPERTSPVSLDCSTAASKGIASSHSLSTKSLQKLSSHEFQTKAEKGVSEVLSRSFNIVEEGTTDKYLQSVSTSTTSTDIIQTMVKDQQELTQTTQSSDMVSGTSLLTTGQVSEKRIWSVARNIYYSLQSKITEFLRKDLQRSDTTLGSIQIFTYQSSPASQRASLGHLEVNQSSVTPGGNDACVDIPHKLLPKTTELSGSMLEDIDTIRCRSADSQNTRNTYSSRSSISLTPTSKLRQSKWHFALPGTPIPTEFPAQIDFPIVRNTIIEDFFHTEDLLPVTFVDKVRQAAGVVVDIMVESVENTQEDGQGASHLDDLRSAVRKLRKIISTWTIHIFSHELVDKVIALQDSHSTPQVLTLAAARSASDSILSRLKWGKEQCAISKELSSQLLQIFAEETVKCFLRQWSDEYENINFDVSVQNDPKTSTCMVILQMITKATAKCYFESATSVATSDIVEGVFDLERDTISSTGEQVLTFNTKGSKNVSKNLCPQESLEYQPQNISPTVYFTETMTTSHGSFSPEGIYDIASSFPLEEKSRKPSLFTRLSRSITKGFLSPFKSSRKTKLFK; translated from the exons atgtgCATCACAGCCTTACATATTATTTGTTTGACTTTGATGATTTCTGCGTTGTTTTTCCCAAggactctaacctctctgtctgatgTGCAGAAGAAAACGACCAACTCTGAGACGCTACAAGTCCTCTTAGGTGTCTCAGAGGACACCCTTGTCACCTGTGTGCAGGACAGCCTGCAAGGTTCTCTATCCAAACTTGCATGCATGTCCAATTCTCCATCTGGAAGTGCAGGCTCTATGATGCTAACCCCTGCTGTAATGTCAGAGTTGGCTAAAGATGTCAAGTCGGCCTTATCAGTGGTCGTTAAGAGTGCCTCCGCTAGCCAAACCTCTGTAGTGACACCGGTAAGGGGAGACTCACAGACCAAGGTGACTGAGAGCATggtgagagagctggctgctaAACTTGAAAAAGTTGACCAAGAGAGCAAAAGTCTAACAGGGCAAGTCATGACCATGATCTCTGACACAATGGTGGCTTTTGTTGACGAGAACAAACAGAATTTGCTGGAAGATCTGAAGGACAAGATCACGTTTTTGGCATCGCATGTTGGCTTCATTGACGATCTTGATGCCCTGATAAGGAAATACGAGACCAGCTACAATATTGGTGAATCTGGTTCCTCCTGCACGCTCACATCTAAGAGCATCCAAAAACTCTCCAGCCGGGAGTTTCAAACATCAGCAATACAAGCAGTGAGTGGAGTTCTTGACAAAAAAGTCAGTAGTTTGAGCTTTCCTAGTTCAGTCATTCAGTCTGAGTTAACAGGTGCTGTATCAGGTCAAACATTGTCTGGCATTGTAAAGACAGAGTCAATTCACCCAGTGGGCTCAGCAGCGTCAGTAGTTGTTAAGACTTTCGTGTCAGATATGAAGTCCTTGGCTGAATCTGAAGAGAGTCCCCAACAGAAGAGTGCCTGGTCTGCTGCTGTTCACATTTACCACAGCATCCAAAACAACTTGAAAGATTATTTCGGCAAGCTTCAGAGATTTGCCCTAAAgagcattgtcacatctgatgACAACATCACAAATGCTGAGTTTAAGGAGACAGTTCCACTTCCTTGCTTAGACATGAAATATAGGCCCAGTAAGAGTGAGCCTCAGTTGCCAGAGTCCACTGGTGCAGTTACTTTACAAAGAGGCCTAAGTGAGAGCTCAAAACTTCTTTGGGCAAAAACTGAGTCAGAAGAAAGCAAGCTCCTTCTGACAACTTGCACCAAAGAAGTCATCTCAGAGCTTCTGGTCTTGTACAACACTGTTGGAGAAAAAGGATCAGGCTTctctattgagagagagacatttgtAGAGGGTGTTCTGGCTCAGCTTGGGGATATCTCCCATTCCAGGTCCTCATCACCAATAGTATGTGAGTTCCCCTGTCAAATTGAGGATAGCAGAAGTAAGGCCACAGCTTCTTTGACCAGTCTGTTAGATTGTATTAGAAAACTCTCAAGTGAGGAATTTAAGAGAAATGCCACTCAAGCAGTGAGTGAGTTCCTAGTTAAAAAGTCCACCAGTAGCTTAACTAGTGCACAGCCTGCTTATTCCAGGTCTTGTTCCATTCAAAACCAGTACACATGGTCAAAGGATATTTGTGCGGATTCTGCTGCCTTTGGCATCATTGACACATTTGTGGAAGACCTGCAGAGCTTGGCGCAACCTGcagaagtagaggagagagaacctgacGTCCAGGAAAATGCACAAAAGCTACAGAGTAGGATCTGGTCTGCTACCACTAGTTTATATAACAATATTCAGAAGACATTAAAGGACTTCATCATTCACCAGCGGAGGTCAgacatgcagagaagaatgtctaGTCATATACCCACAGAGGACTCTGAAAATCTTGGGACTAAGGAGTACCTTGGTTTGGCAAGCCAGGACTTGAGGCAAGCTAGTAAGAGTGTGCCTCACTTGCACAGTTTGAACCTTGAAGTGGCTCTACACAGGGGTGTCAGCGAGAGTTCGAAACTTCTCTGGACTGAAACAGACGAGGCTCTACTGACCAATAGTACCAAAGAGGTAATTTCAACAATCTTGACCTCATGCGAGGATCAGACATCAAATGCACCTTGCTTCTCCACAGTAGGAAAGAAAATATCTGATATGTCCCTTGAGGTCAACATGTTGgtaggtggtgttctgtctcaGCTGAAGGACATCTCCTTGTCAAGGTCCCCAACACCATGTGAAGACATGTTTGAACGTCTCCAAGGTTCTCCTGAGCGAACCTCTCCAGTAAGTCTAGATTGCAGCACGGCTGCCTCCAAAGGCATTGCATCTTCCCACAGTCTTTCAACAAAGAGCCTCCAAAAACTCTCTAGTCATGAGTTCCAAACCAAAGCtgagaaaggagtgagtgaggTCCTCTCTAGATCATTTAACATTGTGGAGGAAGGTACAACAGATAAGTACCTCCAGTCTGTATCTACATCCACCacatctactgatattatacaaaccATGGTGAAAGACCAGCAGGAGCTCACCCAGACCACCCAATCATCTGACATGGTATCTGGAACCTCCCTGCTCACCACTGGACAGGTTTCTGAGAAAAGAATCTGGTCTGTTGCTCGTAACatctactacagtctgcaaagtaAGATTACGGAGTTTCTCAGAAAAGATCTTCAAAGATCAGACACAACACTTGGTTCAATCCAAATCTTTACATATCAAAGCAGTCCTGCATCACAAAGAGCAAGTCTCGGCCATCTTGAGGTCAACCAGAGCAGTGTTACACCTGGTGGAAACGATGCCTGTGTGGACATTCCGCACAAATTACTACCTAAAACCACTGAGCTCTCAGGATCCATGCTGGAGGATATTGACACGATTCGTTGTAGGAGTGCTGACAGCCAAAATACAAGAAATACCTATTCTTCacgctcctccatctctctaacacCTACTTCAAAATTAAGGCAGTCGAAATGGCACTTTGCTTTACCCGGGACTCCCATCCCCACTGAGTTTCCTGCTCAGattgactttcccattgttagaaacacaatcattgagGACTTCTTTCACACAGAGGACTTACTTCCTGTAACCTTTGTGGACAAAGTCAGGCAAGCTGCTGGGGTGGTAGTGGACATTATGGTGGAAAGTGTTGAGAACACACAGGAAGATGGACAGGGTGCTTCACATCTTGACGACCTCCGATCTGCTGttaggaaattgagaaaaatcaTTTCCACTTGGACCATCCACATTTTCAGCCATGAATTGGTGGATAAAGTGATAGCCCTTCAGGACAGCCACAGCACTCCACAGGTCTTAACATTGGCAGCAGCCAGAAGTGCTTCAGACTCCATTCTTTCAAGGCTGAAATGGGGAAAGGAACAATGTGCCATATCCAAGGAGCTCTCCTCTCAGCTTCTCCAGATATTTGCTGAAGAGACAGTGAAGTGCTTCCTgagacagtggtcagatgagtatGAAAACATAAACTTTGATGTTTCAGTCCAGAACGATCCAAAGACTTCTACTTGCATGGTCATTCTTCAAATGATCACCAAAGCCACTGCTAAATGTTATTTTGAGTCCGCTACCAGCGTGGCCACCAGTGACATTGTAGAAGGCGTGTTTGATTTGGAAAGGGATACCATCAGCAGTACTGGAGAGCAGGTCCTCACCTTCAATACAAAG GGTTCCAAGAACGTTAGTAAGAACCTCTGTCCTCAAGAGTCTCTGgagtaccagcctcagaacatttccCCTACTGTGTACTTTACAG